A single window of Granulicella mallensis MP5ACTX8 DNA harbors:
- a CDS encoding nuclear transport factor 2-like protein encodes MTDEEKMELAMSFAVAVKTQNRKLLQSLLTDDVVWNLPGTSLMSGQARGVDGIFKRAEILNSYGVTVKVEHIIIGYKDVGLLLHNTGNHGGKILDEHLTTIFILRENKIERLESLISDVPMLNAYFA; translated from the coding sequence ATGACTGACGAAGAAAAAATGGAGCTCGCTATGAGCTTTGCAGTGGCAGTAAAGACCCAGAATCGAAAGTTGTTGCAATCCCTGCTCACGGATGACGTCGTTTGGAATCTGCCAGGAACCAGCTTGATGTCCGGCCAAGCACGTGGCGTCGATGGAATATTCAAGCGAGCCGAAATTCTCAACTCCTATGGAGTGACCGTCAAGGTGGAGCACATCATCATCGGCTACAAAGATGTGGGACTGCTCTTGCACAACACCGGAAACCACGGCGGGAAAATCCTTGACGAGCATCTCACGACGATCTTCATTCTGCGGGAGAACAAGATAGAACGCCTGGAAAGCCTCATCTCCGATGTTCCAATGCTCAACGCGTATTTCGCATAG
- a CDS encoding cupin domain-containing protein, with protein MSEFKSREGQAVAASREQIYQVLGVLQQFLVRPQEGANKIALIRGELPEGCEIPLHSHRDVEIFFIISGQVSIYVEGLNGSAWQTIAEGEAVSIPGGSKHALRAAGTTPADVISVTGGELFSFFEALAQPIAEGEVMIAPTMETMQGVFAAAAKYGIWLASPEENRAIGLAM; from the coding sequence TTGTCGGAGTTCAAAAGCAGGGAAGGTCAGGCAGTGGCCGCATCTCGGGAACAGATTTACCAAGTTTTGGGCGTGCTTCAGCAATTCCTAGTAAGGCCTCAGGAGGGAGCGAACAAGATCGCCCTGATAAGGGGCGAGCTTCCAGAGGGTTGCGAGATTCCGCTCCATAGCCATCGCGACGTTGAAATTTTCTTCATCATATCGGGACAGGTATCGATCTATGTGGAGGGCCTGAACGGTAGTGCCTGGCAAACCATTGCTGAGGGTGAAGCAGTCTCAATCCCAGGCGGCTCGAAGCACGCCTTGCGAGCAGCAGGCACCACGCCTGCGGACGTGATCAGTGTCACGGGCGGTGAGCTCTTCTCGTTCTTCGAGGCCTTGGCGCAGCCGATCGCCGAGGGAGAGGTGATGATTGCGCCGACGATGGAAACGATGCAGGGCGTCTTTGCCGCTGCAGCTAAATATGGCATATGGCTGGCCTCGCCCGAGGAGAATAGAGCCATCGGACTTGCCATGTAA
- a CDS encoding pyridoxal phosphate-dependent decarboxylase family protein, whose amino-acid sequence MNESEASQNVSLDPEDWEEFRTLGHQILDDMVEYLKDVRERPTWQSPSAASRDFLQTPLPKKGSSLTEVYRDVKEHILPYPTGNIHPRFWGWVMGTGTHVGVLADLIGSTMNCHVSGYDQGATLVERQVIHWLGEMLDFPKGTSGLLVSGGTVANLLGITAARNSLAGTDIRKEGLGSGTGDPLVIYGSEATHGWAERCCDLLGLGSDGFRKVPVDDHDRIEVGELARMIQIDRNRGMRPICIVGTAGTVSTGATDDLIALADLAQAEGLWFHVDGAFGALAKLSPRYRYLVNGLERADSVAFDLHKWGYMQFETGAVLIRDGKAHEKAFSFAPSYLENFSGGIAVKPTEFASKGIQLSRSFRALRVWMNLSVYGVEKLGQAIEQNIDDSFYLASRVEAEPDLELLAPVVMNVVCFRFVQDGFSDRELDELNSELLVRLQESGVAVPSNARIDGRFAIRVANTNHRTIRSDFDLLISSTLELGRRLAGWSSDVLA is encoded by the coding sequence GTGAACGAATCGGAAGCATCGCAAAATGTTTCACTAGATCCAGAGGACTGGGAAGAGTTTCGTACTCTAGGACACCAGATTCTCGACGATATGGTCGAATACCTGAAAGACGTTCGCGAGCGTCCGACCTGGCAGAGTCCCTCGGCTGCGTCCCGCGACTTCCTCCAAACTCCACTACCCAAGAAAGGTTCCTCGCTGACAGAGGTGTACCGAGACGTCAAGGAGCATATCCTCCCCTACCCGACCGGCAACATCCATCCGCGCTTCTGGGGCTGGGTGATGGGAACAGGAACTCACGTCGGCGTGCTCGCCGACCTCATCGGGTCTACGATGAACTGCCATGTCTCCGGCTATGACCAAGGGGCGACCCTCGTTGAGCGGCAGGTCATTCACTGGCTTGGCGAGATGCTAGATTTCCCCAAAGGCACCAGCGGCCTATTGGTCAGTGGCGGCACGGTCGCGAATCTCCTGGGTATAACAGCAGCTCGCAACAGCCTAGCCGGCACCGATATCCGCAAAGAAGGGCTCGGGTCAGGAACGGGAGATCCTCTCGTGATCTACGGGTCCGAAGCCACGCACGGGTGGGCGGAGCGTTGCTGTGATCTTCTCGGCCTCGGGTCCGATGGCTTCCGCAAAGTACCAGTCGATGACCATGACCGAATCGAAGTTGGCGAGCTCGCGCGCATGATCCAGATAGACAGGAATCGCGGCATGCGCCCGATCTGCATTGTTGGAACTGCCGGTACTGTCAGCACAGGAGCTACTGACGATCTCATCGCATTGGCGGATCTCGCTCAGGCCGAAGGATTGTGGTTCCACGTTGATGGGGCATTCGGAGCCCTAGCCAAACTTTCGCCTCGATATCGGTATCTTGTCAACGGTCTGGAACGGGCTGACTCGGTTGCGTTCGATCTCCATAAATGGGGCTACATGCAGTTCGAGACTGGAGCCGTGCTGATTCGCGACGGGAAAGCTCACGAAAAGGCATTCTCCTTTGCTCCCTCATATCTGGAGAACTTCAGCGGCGGTATTGCGGTGAAGCCTACCGAATTCGCTTCAAAAGGGATTCAGCTTTCCCGAAGCTTCCGGGCATTGCGCGTCTGGATGAATCTCTCTGTCTATGGGGTTGAGAAATTGGGACAGGCAATCGAGCAGAATATCGACGATTCTTTCTATCTTGCTTCACGCGTGGAAGCCGAACCGGACCTGGAGTTGCTCGCTCCTGTTGTCATGAACGTGGTGTGTTTTCGCTTCGTTCAAGACGGATTCAGCGATAGGGAACTTGATGAGCTCAATTCGGAGCTTCTGGTCCGGCTTCAGGAATCTGGAGTCGCAGTGCCGTCGAATGCGCGCATCGACGGCAGGTTCGCAATTCGTGTAGCCAACACAAATCACAGGACGATTCGCTCAGATTTCGATTTGCTCATCAGCTCGACGTTGGAGTTGGGCCGTCGGCTTGCTGGATGGAGCAGCGACGTACTCGCCTGA
- a CDS encoding anti-sigma factor family protein — protein MIDCGDLGITIHLLLDNELVGGELEQARVHLGACKSCRVRLQEEEALSKQLRHAFVPLVAPKPLRDRILSLTQASTVGGVPTGGDLPREHPSQHASHRHRPIGLSSGRIALATATLTMVVGGLLVVTKACRDSSTDL, from the coding sequence ATGATTGACTGCGGTGACCTCGGCATCACGATCCATCTGCTCCTCGACAATGAGCTAGTCGGCGGCGAACTGGAACAAGCGCGCGTGCATCTGGGAGCATGCAAATCTTGCCGGGTAAGGCTACAGGAGGAGGAGGCACTATCGAAGCAGTTGCGGCACGCCTTCGTCCCGCTTGTTGCGCCCAAACCGTTGCGAGATCGCATACTATCGCTCACCCAAGCCTCCACGGTCGGGGGTGTGCCGACCGGCGGAGATCTTCCTCGCGAGCATCCCTCGCAGCACGCCAGCCACAGGCATCGCCCCATCGGCCTCTCATCAGGCCGTATAGCGCTGGCAACCGCGACTCTCACGATGGTTGTCGGCGGTCTACTCGTTGTGACGAAGGCTTGCCGCGACAGCTCCACAGACCTCTGA
- a CDS encoding sigma-70 family RNA polymerase sigma factor, with protein MASQSNKQHSEVFGPQYIDRLYGYAMMLTRNRAEAEDLVQETYLRAFKAIDRLREDSNLKSWLFTILRNVWLNQLRHGRACPPMVDMEGNGSTMDAIPGQARDSYQILAANEDVESVRSAIGSLSTELREIILLREFEELSYREISAILGCPAGTVMSRLSRARARLRILLGNTSMKQSMPERGTRND; from the coding sequence ATGGCCTCACAGAGCAACAAGCAACATTCAGAGGTGTTCGGCCCCCAATACATCGACAGACTATATGGCTATGCGATGATGCTTACGAGAAATCGAGCAGAGGCGGAAGACCTCGTTCAAGAAACCTATCTGCGCGCCTTCAAGGCGATTGATCGCTTGCGTGAGGATAGCAACCTGAAGAGCTGGCTCTTTACCATTCTGCGCAATGTATGGCTCAATCAACTACGCCATGGAAGAGCTTGCCCCCCGATGGTCGACATGGAGGGGAACGGCAGCACAATGGACGCGATCCCGGGACAGGCACGCGACTCCTACCAAATCCTCGCAGCCAATGAAGACGTTGAAAGTGTTCGCTCCGCGATTGGCTCGCTATCAACAGAGTTGCGAGAGATTATCTTGCTCCGCGAATTTGAAGAGCTATCTTATAGAGAGATCTCGGCCATCCTCGGATGCCCAGCGGGCACAGTGATGTCTCGCCTGTCTAGAGCGCGAGCCAGGCTTCGCATCCTACTCGGGAACACTTCGATGAAGCAGTCCATGCCGGAAAGAGGAACAAGGAATGATTGA
- the aroQ gene encoding gamma subclass chorismate mutase AroQ — protein sequence MATVQALMAARLTLMTQVAQTKWNTGAPIEDPAREQQLLDDIRLRAAQANLSPDWVVHFFRLQVEAGKEIQYMLFAQWDSEERGKFDHPVDLRADIRPRLDQMTPKLIGALSVAWPAIVSGKVHLKSCSPRALISGAGCVTPLSLVPLMDGSARADQRRTVTPIP from the coding sequence TTGGCCACTGTTCAGGCGTTGATGGCCGCTCGCCTCACTCTTATGACTCAGGTTGCGCAAACCAAATGGAACACTGGTGCGCCAATCGAAGACCCGGCTCGAGAACAGCAACTGCTGGATGACATTCGCTTGCGAGCAGCTCAGGCCAACCTCTCCCCGGACTGGGTGGTCCACTTTTTCCGACTGCAGGTTGAGGCGGGTAAGGAGATCCAATACATGCTGTTCGCCCAATGGGACTCCGAGGAGCGTGGGAAGTTTGACCATCCAGTTGACTTGCGCGCCGATATCCGCCCGAGATTGGACCAGATGACGCCGAAACTCATCGGGGCCCTGAGCGTTGCTTGGCCTGCGATCGTATCAGGCAAGGTTCATCTGAAGTCGTGCTCTCCAAGAGCATTGATCTCGGGCGCTGGTTGTGTCACACCGTTGTCCCTAGTTCCGCTCATGGACGGCAGCGCGCGGGCCGACCAGAGGAGAACCGTAACTCCTATTCCATAG
- a CDS encoding Lrp/AsnC family transcriptional regulator yields MLSILDEIDVRILDILQEEGRISVLDLAEKVGLSPTPCGRRLRALEDKGYIEKYVALLQPRMLGIVFDVFLKVRLKSSDKAAIHDFLDAVRGIREIQRAYFITGDYDYLIHVRTESAETFKNFLLERILTLGVAHTQSYIVLEEVKNTTALPISSPGHA; encoded by the coding sequence ATGTTATCGATACTTGATGAGATAGATGTCAGGATCCTGGACATCCTCCAAGAGGAGGGTCGGATCAGTGTCCTTGATCTAGCCGAAAAAGTTGGCCTCTCGCCAACCCCTTGCGGCCGACGGCTCCGGGCACTGGAAGATAAGGGCTACATTGAAAAATACGTAGCCTTGCTGCAGCCCAGGATGTTGGGCATCGTCTTCGACGTGTTCTTGAAAGTGCGGCTTAAAAGCTCGGACAAAGCCGCCATCCACGATTTTCTTGACGCTGTGCGCGGGATTCGCGAGATCCAACGGGCCTATTTCATCACCGGGGATTACGACTATTTGATCCACGTGCGCACAGAAAGCGCGGAGACATTCAAGAATTTTCTCCTCGAGCGTATCCTCACGCTTGGCGTAGCTCACACGCAGAGCTACATCGTGCTTGAGGAGGTCAAGAACACGACCGCACTTCCCATCTCGAGCCCAGGCCACGCCTGA